GTGGAGATCTGCCGCGACCCCGAGACCGGCGAGGTGCACGCCCTGCGCGGCCCCGCCTTCGCCTCCATGCAGTTCCACGCCGAGTCCGTGCTGACCCGGAGGGGCCCCGACATCGTCGCCCGCGCCGTGCGGGACGCGCTGGGCGTCCGTGTCGCCTGACCTTGGGAGGACCCATGCATTTCTACGCCGTCGTGGACGCCTTCGCGCGGGAGCCGTTGGAGGGCAACCCCGTGGCCGTCTTCTTCGACAGCGCCGACATCCCCGCCGGGCGGATGCAGCGCATCGCCCGCGAGATGAACCTCTCCGAGGTCACCTTCGTGCTCCCCCCGGAGCGGGGCGGCGACGCCCGCGTCCGCGTCTTCACCCCGGTGAACGAGCTGCCGTTCGCGGGTCACCCGCTGCTCGGCACGGCGGTCGCGCTCGCTGCGCGCTTCTCGGGTGACCGGCTGCGGCTGGAGACCGCCATGGGCGTCATCCCCTTAGAACTCGCCCGCGAGGGCGGCCGGGTGGTCTCCGTGCGCATGCTGCAGCCCGTCCCCACGTGGGAGCCGTTCGACCGGGAGGGGGAGCTTCTCGACGCCCTCGGCGCGGAGAAGTCCGTGCTGCCGGTGGAGATCTACCGCAACGGACCCCGCCACGTGCTGGTCTGTCTCGACGATGTGGCGTCATTGTCGGCGCTGACGCCCGACCACCGGGCGCTGGCCTCCTTCGAGGACATGGCGGTCAATTGCATCGCCGGCTCCGGTACGCGATGGCGCAGCCGCATGTTCTCGCCCGCGTACGGCGTGGTGGAGGACGCCGCCACCGGTTCGGCGGCCGGCCCGATCGCGGTCCACGTGGCGCGGCACGGGCAGACGCCGTACGGACGGCGTGTCGAGATCGTGCAGGGCGTGGAGATGGGGCGGCCGTCGCTGATGCTCGCCACCGCCCGGGAAGGCGAAGGCGGCGTCGCGTCCGTCGAGGTCGGCGGCAGTGGCGTCCTCGTGGCCGAGGGGAGGATCCATGTCTGAACGCTCGGAGACCTTGACGGGGATGAGCGGTCTGCCGTTCCCCGAGTACGTCACGCCCCCGGCCGACCCGCTCGGGCTGCTGCGCCGCTGGCTGGACGAGGCGGAGAGCAGGGGCGTCCGCGAGCCTCGCGCCCTGGCGCTCGCGACCGCCGACACCGCCGGCCGCCCCTCGTCCCGGATCGTCGTCCTGAATCGGGTCACCGACACGGGCCTGGTGTTCACCACCCACCACGACAGCCTGAAGGGTCGGCAACTGCGCGCCAACCCGTGGGCGTCGGGCCTGCTGTACTGGCGCGAGATGAGCCGTCAGATCAGCGTCACGGGGACCACGCTGTGGCTCACCTCCGCCGAAGCGGACACGCTCTGGACCGCGCGGCCGGAGTTCACCCACGCCATGACGGTGGCCTCGCGCCAGAGCGAACCCCTCGACGACGTGGACGCCTTGAGGGCCCGCGCCGAACGACTCGCCGAGGCCGGGGCGCAACCCCGCCCCGCCTCGTACGTCGGCATCGAGCTCGTGCCGCACAGCCTGGAGTTCTGGGCCGACGGCACCGACCGACTCCATGAACGGCTGCGCTACGAACGCGCCGGCGACCACTGGCGCACCACCCGCCTGCAGCCGTGACCACCTGACGAGAGGGGAGATCGACATGACCGACCGCATCGACGACCGCGCCTCGCGCACCGCGCTGGACCTCATCACGGGAGCCTGGCGCACCCAGGCGACCTACTCCGCCGCCCGGCTGCGGCTGCCCGACCTGATCGAAGCCGGCCTGACCACCGACGCGGACCTCGCCGAGGCCACCGGCATCAAGGAGGACCTCGTCCACCGCCTGATGCGGCTCCTGGTGCAACTCGACGTGTTCGCCTCCGACGGCCTCGGCGGCTACCGCACCACGTCGGTGAGCGATCTGCTGCGCGACCGCCCCGGCTCCCTGCGCGAGATGTGCCTGCTCTACGGCGAGGAGTTCTACCAGGCGTGGGGCAACGCCGCCGACGCGCTGATCAGCGACACCCCGGGATTCGAGAAGGCGTACGGCACGTCGCTGGTCGCCTACCTCGCCGACCACGAGGAGTTCGCCGACCGATTCCAGCGGACCATGCAGGTGGGGCACTTCGCCCTCGCCAAGGTGCCCGAGGTCGTCGACCTGTCCGGATGCCGGTTGCTCGTCGACATCGGCGGCGGCAGGGGCCATCTGCTGGCCACGCTGCTGGCCGCGGCCCCGGAGGCCCGAGGGGCGCTGGTCGACCTCGACTACACCATCCCGCTCGCCCGCGAGCACCTGGCCCGCACGGTCGGCCTGGACCGGGTCGACCTGGTCGGTCAGGACATGTACGGCCCGCCGCTGCCCGCCGGAGGCGACCTGTACGTGCTGTCCCGGGTGCTCGGCGGCCAGGACGACGAGGGATGCGTCCGCGTGCTGAGCAAGGTCCGCACCGCGATGCCGCCGAACGGCCGGGTGCTCATCCTGGACCGCGTTCTCACCGACGACGCTCCGAACGCGCTGGCCGCTCTCTGGGACCTGCACCTGCTGATGACCAACGGCGGCCGTCAGCGCACGCTGGACGACTACCACGCCTTGTTCGCCCGGTCGCGCCTGGTCCTGGAGCGGATGGCCGACCTGCCGATGGAGACCAAGGCGCTGGTCGCGGCGGCCCGGGAGTGAGACCGCCCGCCCGCCCGCAGGAGCCCTCGGTGTCTCCTGCGGGCGGGCGGCCGGGGATCGTCACGGACGGGTCAACGGGCCGGGCCCCGTCATCCTCGGGCGCGGCTCCCGACGCCTGCGGCGGTGTCGAACGCGGCGCATCGGCCGGTGCTCCAGGCCCTGGAGCCGATCAAGCGGTACCGCAGCGACCACGACGGCCGCACCCGGTACGCAGCCGATAGGTGGTTACTCGCATAGCGAACTAATGCGTCGCCTCGCGGAGGAGGAGTCGGAGGAGTGCGTCGCGCAGATCGTCGCGGCGGCGATCGTCGAAGAGCTCCTCGAGGCTGACGTCGCCGACCATGGTGACCATCATGCGGGCGACCGGCTCCGGAGGGTCCCAGCCGACGGCGGCGAGGTCGTCGACGACCAGGGTGGCGATGTGGTCGTTGCGGGAGCGCATCTCGTCGAACAGGTCGGCGTCGGTGCGGGCCTGCACCAGGAGGGCACGGGTGGCGCGGGTCTCCAGGCACAGGTCGAGGTGGGCGATGATGCCCTGGATCAGCCGTTCCCGCCCCGGGGGAAGATGCCCCACCACGGCGATGAGCCGCTCCTCCATTTCGTCGTGATAGAGCCGGTGGATCGATCGCAGGAAGTCCCTGCGGTCGGTGAAGTGCTGGTAGAAGTTCCCCTTCGACATGCCGGCCGCCTCGACGACGGCGTTCACCGACATCCCCGTCAACCCGCGCTCCTGGGCGACGTGAAGCCCCGCCCGCAGCAGCGCTTCACGTCCTGGGCCTGCGGGCCGCGCCATGAGCCACGTCCTTCCCGGTAACCGCGCATCACTGTGATGCGTACCACACACTCTTGACCGGTGGATCAGTGCCCGATCAGTCTATGACCGGCCAATAAGTGACCGACTGGTCGGTCAAGACAGGAGCCTCTGCCATGGCATCGACATTCGCGCGGATCGGCACCTCCACCGCGACGCTACTGCTGGCCGCGACGGCTGTCAGCGGTATCGCCCCGGCCGCGCACGCGGCCACCACCCCCTTCGAAATGGCCCGGACGGTTCCGGCCGGTGCGGGATATCAGGACGGCCTGCGCGCCGTGATCAACCACTGGACCACCGGCCGCATCGCGGTGGCGGGCCTCAACGACGACGACAACGGGACCGCCGTGCGAGGTTCGGACTCCGTGCCGCCCGCCGACGGATGGAACGATCTCGCCGCCCCCTGGACGGGTCAGGGCGAGGTCACCAAGACCACCGGCAAGCTGCTGATCAGGAAGAAGAACGCCGGGTCCGGCGCGTTCGACGGACTCGCGACGTGCAGCGCCTCGGTGGTGCAGAGCGCCAACCGCAGCGTTGTCGTGACCGCAGGGCACTGCTTCCGGCAGCAGCTCGCCAGCGTCTGGGGCGGGCCCAACCACACCACGGAGAACGCGGTCTTCATCCCCGGCTTCAACGGGGCGAACGTGGCCCGCATCCCCGCCCACGTGACCGACGCCCAGCTCAGCGAGTACGTCAAGAACACTCCGCTGCCCGGTCCCGACATCGCCCCCTACGGCGTCTGGCCCGTCACCCGGATCTGGCTCACCAACACCTGGTCGTACAACAAGAACAACTTCACCGGCAACGACATGGCCGCGTTCCTGGTCGACCACCCCGACTCTCCCACGCCGATCCAGGACGTCACCGGTGGGCAGGCCATCGCGTTCGACCGCCCGCGCGCGCAGTTCACGACCGTGTTCGGTTACCCCACCTCCAACCGCACGCCCGGCGGGAACGCGCAGTGGTACGCCCCCGAGTACGGCGGCGACAACCAGCCGCTGTTCGGCCAGGCGGGGGCCAACGGCGTGCCCGCCGGTCAGGTGCGCACCTACGACGGACGAACGCTGATCACCTCGCGTGGCCCCACCACCGCCGACACCGGCGAGAACTTCGACGACATCCTGCGTTCGGCCCACGCCCAGGGTTCCAGCGGCGGACCGTGGTTCCACTCCTTCGACCCGGCCACCGGCACCGGCACCCTCGTCGGAGTCACGTCCCATTTCGTGTCGAGCAGCACCGGCGGCTTCGCCCTCGACCAGGCGTGGAACCCCGCGCGCCCCTTCATGGCCGGCACCCACTTCGCCGCCCAAGAGGAAGCGGTCTACCAGATCGCCTCCGCCGCGACCCCCCGCGCCTAGCCCCGCGACGCCCGGCGGCTCTCCGATCATCCGGCGAGCCGCCGGGCGCACCGCCCGGGGCCGGCGAGGCGCCCCTCGGCGGAGATCGCCCAGGCCGAACTCGCCTGTGAACACGCCGAGTGTCAACGGGACCGACTGCCTCGGCTCCAACCGCCCCGCACCGCGGACGGCGATCTCCAAACCGACCACCTGGTGGGGATCCACCTACGGCTCCCGGGTGGACGTACAGGCCTACGGCGGTTGCGTCGCGACCATCGGCTACCCCGGCCGCCGCGACCTCACCCCGACGGAAGCCGACCCCGACAAGATGTACACCGGCAACCACGGCGGAACCTCCAGCGCCGGCACCTACACCCACCGCAACACCCTTGTCCCGATCGGCACGACGAGGCAGGGGCGGGCGCACGAAATGCGAACGGGCCGCCAGGCCCGTTGGGGGGCTGGCGGCCCTGTTCGGCCGGTTCATGGTCAGGCCTTGTTGAAGGTGTTCTTGGCCCAGAGGTAGGAGAGGGCGGCGATGGCGGCGCACCAGGCGGTGGCGGTGGCGGCGCTGTTGCCGATGGGGGTGCCCAGGAGAAGGCCGCGGAGGGTTTCCATGATCGGGGTGAAGGGCTGGTATTCGGCGAACCAGCGCAGGGCGGTGGGCATGGAGTCGGTGGGGACGAAGCCGCTGCCGAGAAAGGGCAGGAGGATGAGGGGCATCGGGGCGTTGCTGGCCGATTCGGGGGTCTGGGCCTTCATGCCGAGGGCGACCGAGAGCCAGGTGATGGCCACGACGAAGAGAGTGAGCAGGGCCGCGGCGGCCAGCCACTCGATGGCGGTGGCGTTGGGGCCGAAGCCCATGGCCAGGGCGACGCCGATCAGGACGGCCATGCCGAGGAGCTGTTGGATGACGGCGCCGACGACGTGACCGGTCAGGACCGCGGGACGCCAGATCCGCATGGTGCGGAAGCGGGCGATGATGCCCTCGGTCATGTCGGTGGCGACCATGACGGCCGTTCCGGTGGCGGCGGTGGCCACCGCCATGAGCAGGATGCCGGGGACGACGTAGTCGATGTAGGTGTCGCGTCCGCCGCCCAGGCCGGCGCCGAGGGTGCCGCCGAAGACGTAGACGAACACCAACAGGAGGATGACGGGGGTGGCGACGAGCTGGATGGTCATGGAGGGGTAGCGGAGCAGGCGCTTGAGCTGGCGCCGGATCATGGTGGAGGAGTCGCGGGCGGCGAGGGCGAGGGTGCTCATCGGAGGGGCTCCTTGTGCTGGTCGGCCTGCCGGCCGGTGAGGGTGAGGAAGACGTCGTCGAGGTCGGGGGTGTGGACGCTCATCTCGTCGACCTCGATCGAGTGGTCGTCCAGGACGGCGAGGACCTGCCGGATCACCCGGACGCTGCCGTCACTGGGCACCTGCAGGGTGAGCGCGTCCGGGTCGGGGGTGCCGACGCCGAGGCTCCGGTGGGCTGTGTCGAGGCGGGTGGGGTCGGCGAACTTCAGCAGGACGTGGCCGCCGGGGATGAGGCGCTTGAGTTCTTCGGCGGTGCCCTCGGCGATGAGTCTTCCGTGGTCCAGGAGGGCGATGCGGTCGGCGAGTTCGTCGGCCTCCTCCAGGTACTGGGTGGTGAGGAAGATGGTGACGCCGCTCGCGACGAGTTCGCGGACGATCTGCCACATGCCGCGTCGGCTGCGCGGGTCCAGGCCGGTGGTGGGCTCGTCCAGGAAGATCAGGCGAGGGTCGCCGACCAGGGTCATCGCCAGGTCCAGGCGGCGCTGCATGCCGCCGGAGTAGGTGGCGGCGGGCTTGCGGGCCGCGTCGACCAGGTCGAACCGTTCCAGCAGTTCGGCGGCCCTGCGCCTGCCGTCGGCGCGGGACAGGTGCTTGAGGTCGGCCATGAGGAGCAGGTTCTCCTCGCCGGTCAGGAGCTTGTCGACCGCCGAGTACTGGCCGGTGACGCCGATCGCGGCGCGCACGTCGTCGGGCCGGCGGGCCAGGTCGTGGCCGGCGACCTGAACGTCGCCGCCGTCGGCGCGGATGAGGGTGGACAGGATCTGGACGGTGGTGGTCTTGCCGGCGCCGTTCGGGCCGAGCAGGGAGAAGACCGTTCCTTCGGGGACGGTCAGGTCGATGCCGTCGAGGACGACCTTGTCGCCGTTCTTGTCGGGGTAGGACTTGCGCAGCCCGTTCGCCGCGATGGCCAGGTCGGTCATGATGCTGCTCCTTGAGAGGCT
The DNA window shown above is from Thermomonospora umbrina and carries:
- a CDS encoding ABC transporter permease translates to MSTLALAARDSSTMIRRQLKRLLRYPSMTIQLVATPVILLLVFVYVFGGTLGAGLGGGRDTYIDYVVPGILLMAVATAATGTAVMVATDMTEGIIARFRTMRIWRPAVLTGHVVGAVIQQLLGMAVLIGVALAMGFGPNATAIEWLAAAALLTLFVVAITWLSVALGMKAQTPESASNAPMPLILLPFLGSGFVPTDSMPTALRWFAEYQPFTPIMETLRGLLLGTPIGNSAATATAWCAAIAALSYLWAKNTFNKA
- a CDS encoding TetR/AcrR family transcriptional regulator, yielding MARPAGPGREALLRAGLHVAQERGLTGMSVNAVVEAAGMSKGNFYQHFTDRRDFLRSIHRLYHDEMEERLIAVVGHLPPGRERLIQGIIAHLDLCLETRATRALLVQARTDADLFDEMRSRNDHIATLVVDDLAAVGWDPPEPVARMMVTMVGDVSLEELFDDRRRDDLRDALLRLLLREATH
- a CDS encoding methyltransferase, with the translated sequence MTDRIDDRASRTALDLITGAWRTQATYSAARLRLPDLIEAGLTTDADLAEATGIKEDLVHRLMRLLVQLDVFASDGLGGYRTTSVSDLLRDRPGSLREMCLLYGEEFYQAWGNAADALISDTPGFEKAYGTSLVAYLADHEEFADRFQRTMQVGHFALAKVPEVVDLSGCRLLVDIGGGRGHLLATLLAAAPEARGALVDLDYTIPLAREHLARTVGLDRVDLVGQDMYGPPLPAGGDLYVLSRVLGGQDDEGCVRVLSKVRTAMPPNGRVLILDRVLTDDAPNALAALWDLHLLMTNGGRQRTLDDYHALFARSRLVLERMADLPMETKALVAAARE
- a CDS encoding PhzF family phenazine biosynthesis protein, which encodes MHFYAVVDAFAREPLEGNPVAVFFDSADIPAGRMQRIAREMNLSEVTFVLPPERGGDARVRVFTPVNELPFAGHPLLGTAVALAARFSGDRLRLETAMGVIPLELAREGGRVVSVRMLQPVPTWEPFDREGELLDALGAEKSVLPVEIYRNGPRHVLVCLDDVASLSALTPDHRALASFEDMAVNCIAGSGTRWRSRMFSPAYGVVEDAATGSAAGPIAVHVARHGQTPYGRRVEIVQGVEMGRPSLMLATAREGEGGVASVEVGGSGVLVAEGRIHV
- the phzG gene encoding phenazine biosynthesis FMN-dependent oxidase PhzG, translating into MSERSETLTGMSGLPFPEYVTPPADPLGLLRRWLDEAESRGVREPRALALATADTAGRPSSRIVVLNRVTDTGLVFTTHHDSLKGRQLRANPWASGLLYWREMSRQISVTGTTLWLTSAEADTLWTARPEFTHAMTVASRQSEPLDDVDALRARAERLAEAGAQPRPASYVGIELVPHSLEFWADGTDRLHERLRYERAGDHWRTTRLQP
- a CDS encoding ATP-binding cassette domain-containing protein, which translates into the protein MTDLAIAANGLRKSYPDKNGDKVVLDGIDLTVPEGTVFSLLGPNGAGKTTTVQILSTLIRADGGDVQVAGHDLARRPDDVRAAIGVTGQYSAVDKLLTGEENLLLMADLKHLSRADGRRRAAELLERFDLVDAARKPAATYSGGMQRRLDLAMTLVGDPRLIFLDEPTTGLDPRSRRGMWQIVRELVASGVTIFLTTQYLEEADELADRIALLDHGRLIAEGTAEELKRLIPGGHVLLKFADPTRLDTAHRSLGVGTPDPDALTLQVPSDGSVRVIRQVLAVLDDHSIEVDEMSVHTPDLDDVFLTLTGRQADQHKEPLR
- a CDS encoding trypsin-like serine peptidase yields the protein MASTFARIGTSTATLLLAATAVSGIAPAAHAATTPFEMARTVPAGAGYQDGLRAVINHWTTGRIAVAGLNDDDNGTAVRGSDSVPPADGWNDLAAPWTGQGEVTKTTGKLLIRKKNAGSGAFDGLATCSASVVQSANRSVVVTAGHCFRQQLASVWGGPNHTTENAVFIPGFNGANVARIPAHVTDAQLSEYVKNTPLPGPDIAPYGVWPVTRIWLTNTWSYNKNNFTGNDMAAFLVDHPDSPTPIQDVTGGQAIAFDRPRAQFTTVFGYPTSNRTPGGNAQWYAPEYGGDNQPLFGQAGANGVPAGQVRTYDGRTLITSRGPTTADTGENFDDILRSAHAQGSSGGPWFHSFDPATGTGTLVGVTSHFVSSSTGGFALDQAWNPARPFMAGTHFAAQEEAVYQIASAATPRA